One stretch of Methylopila sp. 73B DNA includes these proteins:
- a CDS encoding CYTH and CHAD domain-containing protein: MPNAVAPSPSDPRERELKFDVAREDLAVLADRLAGTPGAVRRARTAKLLSTYFDTADHALGAAGVTLRVRREGRWRVQTLKQGEVGAGVSDRLERERRVYADGPALDAEEAALVEAVVGRAVKSEELGSVVTTRVRRTVFDVTRDDAAIEVALDDADVEGGGRTAAFSELELEFKRGDPAALFVLARELAAHAPLRLGTLSKSARGFRLAEAESPGAVSAGPSPVRADMDVATAAVAVLAECVRQFRRNEDALLAGGDDKAVHQARVGLRRLRSALKIFRPALSDARLPVVAGEIKWLGQALGAARDLDVFAESALDGAGRHVDVGPLAAEVETARTEAYAVALEALRSPRARAALFDLAEWMAIGAWRTAPETAAVRGTAIEAFAAEVLAARFAKFEKKAKGLVRLSPEKRHDARIEAKALRYAAGFFAPLYQRNARTERRFERFDRRLKKLLDTLGALNDIATAGPLALRIGHDAVNRGEAALGLAAGVIAGSTDGRAHAPLADADRRLRKLRDAKIFWE; encoded by the coding sequence ATGCCGAACGCCGTCGCCCCGTCTCCGTCCGACCCTCGCGAACGGGAGCTTAAGTTCGACGTGGCGCGTGAGGACCTCGCCGTTTTGGCCGATCGGCTGGCGGGCACGCCGGGCGCCGTGCGGCGCGCCCGGACGGCGAAGCTTCTGAGCACCTATTTCGACACGGCGGATCACGCGCTTGGCGCGGCGGGCGTCACGCTGCGGGTCCGGAGGGAAGGGCGGTGGCGCGTGCAGACGCTGAAACAGGGGGAGGTCGGGGCCGGGGTGTCCGACAGGCTCGAGCGCGAGCGCCGCGTCTACGCCGACGGTCCCGCCCTCGACGCGGAGGAGGCGGCCCTCGTCGAGGCGGTCGTCGGACGCGCGGTCAAAAGCGAGGAGCTCGGATCGGTCGTCACGACCCGCGTGCGGCGGACGGTGTTCGACGTCACGCGCGACGATGCGGCGATCGAGGTCGCGCTCGACGACGCCGACGTCGAGGGGGGAGGGCGAACCGCCGCCTTCTCCGAACTCGAACTGGAGTTCAAGCGCGGCGACCCGGCGGCGTTGTTTGTCCTGGCGCGCGAGCTCGCCGCCCACGCGCCGCTGCGGCTCGGCACGCTGTCGAAGTCCGCGCGCGGATTTCGCCTAGCCGAGGCGGAGTCCCCGGGCGCCGTGTCGGCGGGGCCGTCGCCGGTCAGGGCCGACATGGACGTCGCGACGGCGGCGGTCGCGGTGCTCGCCGAGTGCGTCCGGCAGTTCCGGCGCAACGAAGACGCGCTGCTCGCCGGCGGCGACGACAAGGCGGTGCACCAGGCGCGGGTCGGGCTGCGGCGGCTGCGCTCGGCGCTGAAGATTTTCCGGCCGGCGCTGTCCGACGCGCGGCTTCCTGTGGTTGCGGGCGAGATCAAATGGCTCGGGCAGGCGCTGGGCGCCGCGCGGGATCTCGACGTGTTCGCCGAAAGCGCGCTCGACGGCGCCGGACGGCATGTCGACGTAGGCCCGCTCGCGGCCGAGGTCGAAACTGCGCGAACGGAGGCCTACGCGGTCGCGCTCGAGGCGCTGCGGTCGCCGCGCGCGCGCGCGGCCCTGTTCGATCTCGCGGAGTGGATGGCGATCGGCGCTTGGCGGACGGCGCCCGAGACCGCGGCGGTCCGCGGGACGGCGATCGAGGCCTTCGCGGCGGAGGTGCTCGCGGCCCGTTTCGCGAAGTTCGAGAAGAAGGCCAAGGGGTTGGTGCGGTTGAGCCCGGAAAAACGCCACGACGCCCGCATCGAGGCCAAGGCCCTGCGCTACGCCGCCGGCTTCTTCGCGCCGCTCTACCAGCGGAACGCCCGGACCGAGCGCCGGTTCGAGCGCTTCGACCGGCGTCTGAAGAAGCTGCTGGATACGCTCGGGGCGCTGAACGACATCGCGACCGCGGGCCCTCTTGCGCTCCGCATCGGACACGACGCGGTGAACCGCGGGGAGGCCGCGCTCGGGCTCGCCGCCGGAGTGATCGCGGGATCGACCGACGGCCGCGCGCACGCGCCGTTGGCGGATGCCGACCGGCGCCTACGGAAACTGCGGGACGCGAAGATCTTCTGGGAGTGA
- a CDS encoding 2Fe-2S iron-sulfur cluster-binding protein, whose protein sequence is MGTERPTAAEPHAVSIALTVNGVERRLDVPPSVTLLDLLRERLDLTGSKKGCDQGQCGACTVLVNGRRVNACLQLAVMNDGAEITTIEGVGQPDALHPLQEAFIAHDAFQCGYCTPGQICSAIGMMSEGHAKTEAEIRELMSGNLCRCGAYGNIVDAIEDVMGRSAFKEAAE, encoded by the coding sequence ATGGGAACTGAACGGCCGACAGCCGCTGAACCTCACGCTGTGTCCATCGCGCTCACCGTCAACGGCGTCGAACGCAGGCTGGATGTTCCGCCCTCGGTGACCCTTCTCGATCTCCTGAGGGAAAGGCTCGACCTCACAGGGTCGAAGAAGGGCTGCGACCAGGGCCAGTGCGGGGCCTGCACGGTGCTCGTTAACGGGCGACGCGTGAACGCCTGCCTCCAGCTCGCGGTGATGAACGACGGCGCCGAGATCACCACGATCGAAGGCGTCGGCCAGCCGGATGCCCTGCATCCGCTGCAGGAAGCCTTCATCGCCCACGACGCCTTCCAGTGCGGCTACTGCACTCCGGGCCAGATTTGCTCGGCCATCGGCATGATGAGCGAAGGCCACGCGAAGACCGAGGCGGAGATCCGGGAGCTGATGAGCGGCAACCTCTGTCGCTGCGGCGCCTACGGGAACATCGTCGACGCGATTGAGGACGTGATGGGCCGAAGCGCCTTCAAGGAGGCCGCGGAATGA
- a CDS encoding DUF3445 domain-containing protein has product MTIQFKNETFRDDFTFSNSPEAIQRFPFPFDKDEYMYAVNIEQHMPGPAKSTTEFPIDIDEHYVSEMRDRALVLKEDPLRCQALPHMLTAEWDLVELLMEQMSKHYPEHFSLTRDGDKWRWVNRPLGIDQHFTFGDTATLPYPPMEYVTRQCQGDFALIDQRNDMLWMDAGMITTQADWSLDFDIGMSWTEWHGPVPLAHEMGVMDRALKFMLNLQQGRPVRRLNWTMTINPRLDTSPENYHKWGIDRTTVTPENVGDKVHLRVELQALWRLPRSNAIVFSIRAYMIKMEELVTVPKWGRRLHRVLRDLRPELADYKGLTRFRDMTVDYLARHDDGAPTSPGFFPD; this is encoded by the coding sequence ATGACCATCCAGTTCAAGAACGAGACCTTCCGCGACGACTTCACCTTCTCGAACAGCCCGGAGGCGATCCAGCGCTTTCCGTTCCCGTTCGACAAGGACGAGTACATGTACGCCGTCAACATCGAGCAGCACATGCCGGGGCCGGCGAAGTCGACCACCGAGTTCCCGATCGACATCGACGAGCATTACGTCTCGGAGATGCGCGACCGGGCGCTGGTGCTGAAGGAGGATCCGCTGCGCTGCCAGGCGCTGCCGCACATGCTGACGGCGGAATGGGACCTCGTCGAGCTGCTGATGGAGCAGATGTCGAAGCACTATCCCGAGCATTTCTCGCTGACCCGGGACGGCGACAAATGGCGTTGGGTCAACCGCCCGCTCGGGATCGACCAGCACTTCACCTTCGGCGACACCGCGACCCTGCCCTACCCGCCGATGGAGTACGTCACCCGCCAGTGCCAGGGCGACTTCGCCCTGATCGACCAGCGTAACGACATGCTCTGGATGGACGCGGGCATGATCACCACCCAGGCCGACTGGTCGCTCGATTTTGACATCGGCATGAGCTGGACGGAATGGCACGGGCCGGTGCCGCTCGCCCACGAGATGGGCGTCATGGACCGGGCGCTGAAGTTCATGCTGAACCTTCAGCAGGGACGGCCGGTGCGCCGCCTGAACTGGACGATGACCATCAATCCGCGGCTCGACACCAGCCCCGAGAATTACCACAAGTGGGGCATCGACCGGACGACGGTGACGCCCGAGAACGTGGGCGACAAGGTTCATCTACGGGTCGAGCTTCAGGCGCTGTGGCGCCTGCCCCGCTCGAACGCGATCGTGTTCTCGATCCGCGCCTACATGATCAAGATGGAGGAGCTGGTGACCGTCCCGAAGTGGGGCCGGCGCCTGCACCGCGTGCTGCGCGATCTTCGCCCCGAACTCGCCGACTACAAGGGCCTGACCCGCTTCCGCGACATGACGGTCGACTACCTCGCGCGCCACGACGACGGCGCTCCGACCTCGCCGGGCTTCTTCCCGGACTGA
- a CDS encoding xanthine dehydrogenase family protein subunit M, translating to MMNFSYTRAETVADAIAAVARDPAARFIAGGTNLVDLMKYDVMKPEKLVDITRLPLREIEATNAGGLRIGALVPNSDLAYDARIQRDYPLLASAILAGASAQLRNAATTGGNLLQRTRCYYFYDVATPCNKREPGSGCAAKTGVNRVNAILGTSEACIATHPSDMCVALAALEASVHVEGPNGSRVVPFAAFHRLPGDAPQNDNTLAHGEMVVAVELPRPRFGRNHTYLKLRDRLSYAFALVSVAAALEMDGDVIVDARIALGGVAHKPWRVTDAEILLKGKPATPDSFGAAADAILAGAKGYGGNDFKIELARRAVVRALAQAASGEPQVQSDKTVN from the coding sequence ATGATGAACTTCAGCTACACCCGCGCCGAGACCGTGGCCGACGCCATCGCGGCCGTCGCCCGCGACCCTGCGGCCCGCTTCATCGCAGGCGGCACCAATCTCGTCGACCTGATGAAGTACGACGTGATGAAGCCTGAGAAGCTGGTGGACATCACGCGTCTGCCGCTGCGGGAGATCGAGGCGACGAACGCCGGCGGCCTGCGGATCGGCGCGCTGGTTCCGAACTCCGACCTCGCCTATGACGCGCGCATCCAGCGCGACTATCCGTTGCTCGCCAGCGCGATCCTGGCCGGCGCGTCCGCCCAATTGCGCAATGCGGCGACAACCGGCGGCAACCTGCTTCAGCGCACCCGGTGTTACTACTTTTACGACGTCGCGACGCCCTGCAACAAGCGCGAGCCCGGCTCCGGCTGCGCCGCGAAGACTGGAGTGAACCGCGTGAACGCGATCCTCGGGACGAGCGAGGCGTGCATCGCGACCCATCCCTCCGACATGTGCGTCGCGCTGGCGGCACTGGAGGCGAGCGTCCACGTCGAAGGTCCGAACGGCTCCCGCGTCGTCCCCTTCGCCGCGTTTCATCGCTTGCCCGGCGACGCCCCGCAGAACGACAACACCCTGGCCCACGGCGAGATGGTCGTCGCCGTCGAACTGCCGAGGCCCCGGTTCGGGCGGAACCACACCTATCTGAAGCTCCGCGACAGGCTGTCCTACGCCTTCGCCCTGGTGTCGGTCGCCGCCGCTCTGGAAATGGACGGCGACGTGATCGTCGACGCCCGCATCGCCCTCGGCGGCGTCGCGCATAAGCCCTGGCGCGTGACCGACGCGGAAATCCTGCTGAAGGGGAAACCGGCGACGCCGGACAGCTTCGGCGCGGCGGCGGACGCGATCCTGGCCGGCGCGAAGGGGTATGGCGGCAACGACTTCAAGATCGAGCTTGCGCGCCGGGCCGTCGTTCGCGCTCTCGCGCAAGCCGCGTCGGGCGAACCGCAGGTTCAGTCAGACAAGACCGTGAACTGA
- a CDS encoding aminomethyltransferase family protein, which translates to MATTAEDFPRKNALFSRHRDLGSPLDSDWNGMPIPQNYATDPYEEVTIVRSKAGLFDVSGLRMINVSGPDAVKVLNHMLTSDIDALAPGQSAISNIVNADGALIDDVLVYRDGPDAYRLSHGGGALEEVIDGFFEGSDASWEKDDDVHILSLQGPLALEILDPHTPFDLKTLKYFEHARTELFGKRVSLARGGYSAERGYEVFCSAADAPILWDAIMEAGKPHGVCAASWSCLDIVRVEGGLLFFPFDMPQGDTTPWEVGADWTVDLSKADFHGKAALAAKKGTERVAQVGLEIDAHEAIEPGAKICKDGAEVGIVNSTTYSKHLMKSIALGHVAPELKALGTLLTVKSSLGEFPAHVVRTPFYDPHRLRTHPLDERVA; encoded by the coding sequence ATGGCCACCACCGCTGAAGACTTCCCGCGCAAGAACGCGCTGTTCTCCCGCCATCGCGACCTGGGCTCGCCGCTCGACAGCGACTGGAACGGCATGCCGATCCCTCAGAACTACGCGACCGACCCCTACGAGGAGGTCACGATCGTGCGCTCCAAGGCCGGGCTGTTCGACGTCTCCGGTCTGCGGATGATCAACGTCTCGGGACCCGACGCCGTGAAGGTCCTGAATCACATGCTCACGTCGGACATCGACGCGCTGGCGCCGGGCCAGTCGGCGATCTCCAACATCGTCAATGCGGACGGAGCGCTGATCGACGACGTGCTGGTCTACCGCGACGGGCCGGACGCCTACCGGCTGAGCCACGGCGGCGGCGCGCTGGAAGAGGTCATCGACGGGTTCTTCGAGGGCTCGGACGCGAGCTGGGAGAAGGACGACGACGTCCACATCCTGTCGCTGCAGGGCCCGCTCGCGCTCGAGATCCTCGACCCGCACACGCCGTTCGATCTCAAGACGCTCAAGTATTTCGAGCACGCCAGGACTGAACTGTTCGGCAAGCGCGTGTCGCTCGCCCGCGGCGGCTACTCGGCTGAGCGCGGCTACGAGGTGTTCTGCTCCGCCGCCGACGCCCCGATTCTTTGGGACGCGATCATGGAGGCCGGCAAGCCCCACGGCGTGTGCGCGGCGTCGTGGTCATGCCTCGACATCGTGCGGGTCGAGGGCGGGTTGCTGTTCTTCCCGTTCGACATGCCGCAGGGCGACACGACCCCGTGGGAGGTCGGCGCGGACTGGACCGTCGACCTGAGCAAGGCGGACTTCCATGGCAAAGCCGCTCTTGCCGCAAAAAAAGGCACGGAGCGGGTCGCACAGGTCGGACTGGAGATCGACGCCCATGAAGCGATCGAACCAGGAGCTAAGATCTGCAAAGATGGCGCGGAAGTAGGCATCGTTAACAGCACCACTTACAGTAAGCATCTGATGAAATCGATCGCGCTCGGCCACGTCGCACCAGAACTGAAGGCGCTTGGAACGCTTCTGACTGTGAAGTCGTCGCTTGGCGAATTCCCGGCCCACGTGGTCCGGACGCCGTTCTACGACCCTCATCGGCTGCGCACCCACCCGCTCGACGAGCGGGTTGCGTGA
- a CDS encoding PAS domain S-box protein, translating into MPDRVPDPADVADPDRLAALASYAILDTPPEKGFDDLVAIAAEALGAPMALVSFVGGDRQWFKARIGLDAAETPIDRSVCAHALSERETLVIPDLTQDPRTRANRLVVDDPRLRFYAGAVLRSPEGHALGTLCVLDVKPRPEGVTPGQERILKALGRQVEAQLALRRAIASGDEAFRRYHLVGHVTHDAIWDWDLLADQVIWNEALTSAYGHRLEDVEPTGAWWMNHIHPDDRDRVSADFQAFLGPKGAEWRSEYRFRRADGTYAMVLDRGTAVRDAHGAAVRAIGAMLDLTERAEAEEQFRAVFEGANVGIVQLDPVSARALRVNDKLCEIWGASKEEILGQSVARWTPDEDDGARRDLHGRLARGELMTVLLEKRYRRGDGRIIWARVNLVSRRLAGGSIQTTAMIEDVTAEREEKACKAALAELGVRMRDQRDERVIAGVACEVVGRTLGLSRVSFGAVDPRRAEVEIKADWRADDLESGVGVHALDRFGDLADALDHDDAFAVSDVAADPRTADHAAAYAAIGIRAMLHVPIRERGSLVSVFFLHAADPRDWTAGAVAFVRMAADQAAAAAARALSEERQRILNQELSHRMKNLLALVQAIASQTMRGASTLEGASRVLEGRLVALGRAHDVLLGGAVSAAPLEAVVVEALKNHLDGPERLTVDGPAVLVGQKAALPLVLMMHELGTNAAKYGALSAPEGVVSIKWALAGAPGRQSVRLVWEESGGPEVGPPTRKGFGVRLLERGLASQLDGAVRLDYAPTGVVCTLDVPLERLQDQS; encoded by the coding sequence ATGCCCGACCGCGTTCCTGACCCAGCGGACGTCGCCGATCCCGACCGGCTGGCCGCGCTGGCGAGCTACGCCATTCTCGACACGCCGCCCGAGAAGGGATTCGACGACCTCGTCGCCATCGCCGCCGAAGCGCTGGGCGCGCCGATGGCGCTCGTGAGCTTCGTCGGCGGCGACCGGCAGTGGTTCAAAGCCCGGATCGGTCTGGACGCGGCGGAGACCCCGATCGACCGGTCGGTCTGCGCGCACGCCCTGAGCGAGCGCGAGACGCTGGTGATCCCCGATCTTACGCAGGACCCGCGCACGCGCGCGAACCGCCTGGTCGTCGACGATCCCCGCCTGCGGTTCTACGCCGGCGCGGTGCTGCGCAGCCCCGAGGGGCATGCGCTCGGAACGCTGTGCGTTCTCGACGTCAAGCCGAGGCCCGAGGGCGTGACGCCGGGGCAGGAAAGGATCCTGAAGGCGCTGGGTCGCCAGGTCGAAGCTCAACTCGCTCTGCGACGCGCGATCGCAAGCGGAGACGAGGCCTTCCGCCGCTATCACCTCGTGGGCCACGTCACTCACGATGCGATCTGGGACTGGGATCTGCTCGCCGATCAGGTGATCTGGAACGAGGCCCTGACCTCGGCCTACGGCCACCGGCTGGAGGACGTCGAGCCGACGGGCGCGTGGTGGATGAACCACATCCATCCCGACGACCGGGACCGCGTCAGCGCGGACTTTCAGGCCTTTCTCGGCCCCAAGGGCGCGGAATGGCGCAGCGAGTACCGTTTTCGCCGCGCGGACGGCACCTACGCGATGGTGCTCGACCGGGGCACGGCGGTGCGCGACGCGCACGGCGCGGCCGTCCGGGCGATCGGCGCGATGCTCGACCTCACCGAGCGGGCCGAGGCGGAGGAGCAGTTCCGCGCCGTGTTTGAGGGCGCGAACGTCGGCATCGTGCAGCTCGACCCGGTGTCCGCCCGGGCGCTTCGGGTGAACGACAAGCTCTGCGAGATCTGGGGCGCGAGCAAGGAGGAGATTCTTGGCCAGTCTGTGGCCCGCTGGACGCCCGACGAGGACGACGGCGCGCGCAGGGACCTGCATGGACGGCTGGCGCGCGGCGAACTGATGACCGTGCTGCTCGAGAAGCGCTATCGTCGCGGCGACGGCCGGATCATCTGGGCGCGGGTGAACCTCGTTTCCCGCCGGCTCGCGGGCGGAAGCATCCAGACCACGGCGATGATCGAGGACGTGACCGCCGAGCGCGAGGAGAAGGCCTGCAAGGCCGCGCTGGCCGAACTCGGCGTCCGCATGCGCGACCAACGCGACGAGCGCGTGATCGCCGGCGTCGCCTGCGAGGTCGTCGGGCGCACGCTCGGTCTGTCGCGGGTGAGCTTCGGCGCGGTCGATCCCCGCCGGGCGGAGGTCGAAATCAAGGCGGACTGGCGGGCGGACGATCTCGAAAGCGGCGTGGGCGTGCACGCGCTCGATCGGTTCGGCGATCTCGCAGACGCGCTCGACCATGACGACGCCTTCGCGGTCTCGGACGTCGCCGCTGATCCACGCACCGCGGACCATGCCGCGGCCTATGCCGCGATCGGCATCCGCGCGATGCTGCACGTCCCGATCCGCGAGCGCGGCAGTCTCGTCTCGGTGTTCTTCCTCCACGCCGCCGATCCGCGCGACTGGACCGCGGGAGCGGTGGCTTTCGTGCGGATGGCCGCCGACCAAGCCGCGGCGGCGGCCGCGCGCGCCTTGTCGGAAGAGCGGCAGAGGATCCTGAACCAGGAGCTCAGCCACCGCATGAAGAACCTGCTGGCGTTGGTCCAGGCAATCGCGTCGCAGACCATGCGGGGCGCGAGCACGCTCGAAGGCGCGAGCCGGGTTCTCGAGGGCCGGCTGGTTGCGCTCGGGCGCGCCCACGACGTGCTGCTTGGCGGGGCGGTGTCGGCCGCGCCTCTGGAGGCGGTGGTCGTCGAGGCTCTCAAGAATCATCTCGACGGCCCGGAACGCCTTACGGTCGACGGGCCCGCGGTGCTGGTGGGCCAGAAGGCCGCTCTGCCGCTTGTGCTGATGATGCACGAACTCGGCACCAACGCGGCGAAGTACGGAGCGCTGTCCGCGCCCGAGGGCGTGGTCTCGATCAAGTGGGCGCTCGCCGGCGCTCCAGGGCGCCAGAGCGTCCGCCTCGTGTGGGAGGAAAGCGGCGGGCCCGAAGTCGGGCCGCCGACCCGAAAGGGGTTCGGCGTCCGGCTTCTGGAGCGCGGTCTGGCGAGCCAGCTCGACGGCGCCGTGCGGCTGGACTACGCGCCGACCGGCGTGGTGTGCACGCTCGACGTGCCGCTGGAGCGCCTGCAGGACCAGAGCTGA
- a CDS encoding xanthine dehydrogenase family protein molybdopterin-binding subunit has translation MSNVHPYVGRAKSRVDGPLKVSGLARYVAEFTAPDLAYAAAVPSAIAKGRVTSLDVSAALAAPGVIEVLSHDNKLAFPEDDEPFKNDMAAVPGSPFRPFRDDRVHYSGQAIALVVADTHEKARHAATLVKATYAAETPNVDVAAAANHYHPPEPRDGIPPTPEPRGDAAGAFAAAPIQVSAHYRVVAEHHNPMELQATTVVWEGDGGLLVHNKTQGVANPKNYICSVFGLDEEKVRVVSPFVGGAFGMALRPHYDVFLAVMASLKLERSVRLVLTRCQMFTMGWRPDCLQTVSFGADGEGRLTSIQHHAIQATSHYEDYQEAIVNWSGFLYDCDNVALKYELGKIDTPTPSDMRAPGATTGVFALECAMDELAYAAKVDPVELRLMNYSDRDKNDDKPFSSKELREAYRLGAERFGWSKRSPEPRSMREGRELIGYGMATGCWEAMTMPHKARATLTADGKLEVACATADIGTGTYTILAQIGADALGLDIADVTSKVGDTALPMAPVEGGSWAAASAGSAVKSACDTLKEELLKHARGIDGSPLANAALGHVVFGNGRIALASDPSKAVSLAEILKGAGLETLDADGGFEPDKDFAKTYAGYTHAACFVEVRVDEDLGVVRLARVVSAVAAGKILNPLTARSQILGGVVMGCGMALHEETLWDKALGRVMNANLGEYHVPAHADIPDIDVVFVDEEDGSNPLGVKGLGEIGIVGTAAAVANAIFHATGKRVRELPITIDKLL, from the coding sequence ATGTCCAACGTCCATCCCTATGTCGGCCGCGCGAAGTCGCGCGTCGACGGCCCCCTCAAGGTCTCCGGTCTCGCGCGTTACGTGGCTGAGTTCACGGCCCCCGACCTCGCCTACGCCGCCGCCGTTCCGAGCGCGATCGCCAAAGGTCGCGTCACGTCGCTCGACGTCTCCGCGGCGCTCGCCGCGCCGGGCGTGATCGAGGTGCTGAGCCACGACAACAAGCTCGCCTTCCCCGAGGACGACGAGCCGTTCAAGAACGACATGGCGGCCGTGCCGGGAAGCCCGTTCCGTCCCTTCCGGGACGACCGCGTCCACTACAGCGGCCAGGCGATCGCGCTCGTGGTGGCGGACACCCATGAGAAAGCCCGCCATGCGGCGACTCTGGTCAAGGCGACCTACGCCGCCGAAACGCCAAACGTCGACGTGGCGGCGGCGGCGAACCACTACCATCCGCCGGAGCCCCGCGACGGCATTCCGCCCACGCCGGAGCCGCGCGGCGACGCCGCCGGAGCCTTCGCCGCGGCGCCGATCCAGGTGAGCGCGCACTACCGGGTCGTGGCGGAACACCACAACCCGATGGAGCTGCAGGCGACGACGGTGGTCTGGGAGGGCGACGGCGGCCTGCTTGTGCACAACAAGACGCAGGGCGTCGCGAACCCGAAGAACTACATCTGCTCCGTGTTCGGGCTCGATGAGGAGAAGGTGCGCGTCGTCTCGCCGTTCGTCGGCGGCGCCTTCGGCATGGCGCTCCGCCCACACTACGATGTCTTCCTTGCCGTGATGGCCAGCCTGAAGCTCGAGCGCTCGGTCCGACTGGTGCTGACGCGCTGCCAGATGTTCACGATGGGCTGGCGGCCGGACTGCCTGCAGACGGTGTCGTTCGGCGCGGACGGCGAGGGGCGGCTGACGTCGATCCAGCACCACGCGATCCAGGCGACCTCGCACTACGAGGACTACCAGGAAGCGATCGTGAACTGGTCGGGCTTCCTCTACGACTGCGACAACGTCGCGCTGAAGTACGAACTCGGGAAGATCGACACCCCGACCCCGTCCGACATGCGCGCGCCGGGCGCCACCACAGGCGTTTTCGCGCTGGAGTGCGCGATGGACGAACTGGCCTATGCGGCGAAGGTCGACCCGGTCGAGCTCAGGCTGATGAACTACTCCGACCGCGACAAGAACGACGACAAGCCGTTTTCATCCAAGGAACTGCGCGAGGCCTACCGACTGGGCGCCGAGCGCTTCGGCTGGTCGAAGCGCTCGCCCGAGCCGCGCTCGATGCGGGAAGGCCGCGAGCTGATCGGCTACGGCATGGCGACCGGCTGTTGGGAAGCGATGACGATGCCGCACAAGGCGCGCGCCACGCTCACCGCGGACGGCAAGCTCGAGGTCGCCTGCGCGACCGCCGACATCGGCACCGGGACCTACACCATCCTCGCGCAGATCGGCGCCGACGCGCTCGGCCTCGACATCGCGGACGTGACGTCCAAGGTGGGCGACACCGCGCTGCCGATGGCGCCGGTCGAAGGCGGCTCCTGGGCCGCAGCGTCGGCCGGCTCCGCGGTCAAGAGCGCCTGCGACACGCTGAAGGAAGAGTTGCTCAAGCACGCGCGCGGGATCGACGGTTCTCCCCTCGCCAACGCGGCGCTGGGCCACGTCGTCTTCGGCAACGGGCGCATCGCGCTCGCTTCCGACCCCTCGAAGGCGGTGTCGCTCGCCGAAATCCTGAAGGGCGCCGGTCTCGAGACGCTGGACGCCGACGGCGGCTTCGAGCCGGATAAGGATTTCGCCAAGACCTACGCCGGCTACACCCACGCCGCGTGTTTCGTCGAAGTGCGCGTCGACGAAGACCTAGGCGTTGTGCGCCTCGCCCGCGTGGTCAGCGCGGTGGCCGCGGGCAAGATCCTGAACCCGCTCACCGCCCGGAGCCAGATCCTCGGCGGCGTGGTGATGGGCTGTGGCATGGCGCTTCACGAGGAGACGCTGTGGGACAAGGCCCTCGGCCGCGTGATGAACGCCAACTTGGGCGAATATCACGTGCCGGCGCACGCCGACATTCCCGACATCGACGTGGTCTTCGTCGACGAGGAGGACGGCAGCAACCCGCTTGGGGTCAAGGGACTGGGCGAAATCGGGATCGTGGGAACGGCGGCCGCGGTCGCGAACGCCATCTTCCACGCCACCGGCAAGCGCGTGCGCGAACTGCCGATCACGATCGACAAGTTGCTCTGA
- a CDS encoding TorF family putative porin translates to MKTVTGFALTTLLSATAGLSAMSVASAADLAAPEAMVIESAPSPIDVAFGVKFTTDYVFRGVTQSKGDPAVQGYAELQAFDWVYAGIWSSSVNGFATDPAAEVDIYGGLRHTWDAFTLDVGGLYYYYPGEDTPGPLKQLDYWEIYAKPSYAFGNFGSITGNVYWTSDFVNTGSDALYLSAIGKVNIPLDTIPDVGFYVSGEFGKQWIDRSRGFALAEDYLTWNLGVGATYKAATIEFRYSDSDLSRNECANNNGARWVCGDRYMVSLSFDTAFSKLK, encoded by the coding sequence ATGAAGACTGTCACGGGGTTTGCTCTCACGACGCTGCTTTCGGCCACGGCCGGCCTGTCGGCGATGTCCGTCGCGTCGGCGGCCGACCTCGCCGCTCCCGAGGCGATGGTGATCGAGTCGGCCCCGTCGCCGATCGACGTCGCCTTCGGCGTCAAGTTCACCACGGACTACGTGTTCCGCGGCGTGACGCAGAGCAAGGGCGACCCGGCGGTCCAGGGCTACGCCGAGCTGCAGGCCTTTGATTGGGTCTACGCCGGCATCTGGTCGTCGAGCGTCAACGGCTTCGCGACCGACCCGGCCGCTGAGGTCGACATCTACGGCGGCCTGCGCCACACCTGGGACGCCTTTACCCTCGACGTCGGCGGCCTGTACTATTACTACCCCGGCGAAGACACCCCCGGCCCGCTCAAGCAGCTGGACTACTGGGAGATCTACGCCAAGCCGAGCTACGCTTTTGGCAACTTCGGCTCGATTACCGGCAACGTCTACTGGACCAGCGATTTCGTGAACACCGGTTCCGACGCGCTGTATCTGTCGGCCATCGGCAAGGTCAATATCCCGCTCGACACCATTCCGGACGTCGGTTTCTACGTGTCTGGCGAATTTGGCAAGCAGTGGATCGACCGCTCGCGCGGCTTCGCTCTTGCGGAAGACTACCTGACGTGGAACCTCGGCGTCGGCGCGACCTACAAGGCCGCGACCATCGAGTTCCGCTATTCCGACAGCGATCTGTCTCGCAACGAGTGCGCCAATAACAACGGCGCCCGCTGGGTTTGCGGCGACCGTTACATGGTCAGCCTCTCGTTCGACACCGCCTTCAGCAAGCTGAAGTGA